From Toxorhynchites rutilus septentrionalis strain SRP chromosome 2, ASM2978413v1, whole genome shotgun sequence, a single genomic window includes:
- the LOC129766911 gene encoding uncharacterized protein LOC129766911, with the protein MSDENKITGNDTVPGNQEKYCKKCDRPDLQEGMVCCDACESWVHFNCAGVGESIAEPDKSWKCSDCLADCEGAAKSDVSFNESSVSKSSRVSQRLQLSLQLLEDQRKLKQKRADEEERIRKLEEEAKLKQLDEEQEYLKQRYALLMRIEDEKDSSSRRSGVSVKNRCERMEKWLSKEAKVGGAEQLKSSTPGEKVTLPVPNISQTNPRVTQSMTVSSKVGSSSSPTPLNQGMLYPDPTIPVPGGSVTALAKSYESLVVPTVSGIKSYLPLSSTDPVTVAITASGELFTSGKITPTVTASIVPVVPQIPNASLAGILNPPISLGTAPVYAYPAMNTMVSSATGLVPSIQCGYSGVYGNPQQYLDRSTASSMPYLSFPSVSNGAPPGYPPLISATVSSFPGIPSNPNVFPPISASYPVTRPVMMPSVLPTMPGTDVNRFNSSIVSVGPTSAQLAARQVMPRELPKFSGDPEEWPMFYSSFKNTTEVCGYTDAENLARLQRCLGGSALEAVKSRLLLPASVPYVMETLRKLYGRPETLISSLLKKVRNVPSPKSDNLNTIVTYGLVIQNLVDHIILTDQQAHLCNPMLLQELIDKLPTSLKLQWGTYKQSFGNVNLETFNNFMSGLVNLASDLSIGVDSAQNYHKQPRGDRTKPKEKLFTHANESPVVPKKVDEGKEGISKACSYCDKDGHQIANCYSYRSLDVEGRWKAMRQKNLCRLCLIPHRKWPCRSKKECGVDGCRIRHHMLLHSNRNGAADGTKSTETVHQYHHHMKSFSLFRYLPVTLYGNGKQVETFVFLDDGSSSTLLEEGIASLLGIEGEPDNLLLSWTGKISRHEKTSRRLSVNVSGAGKKEMFQLGNVRTVRELGLPSQTLDYVELCSTFPHLRGLPVASYIDARPGMIIGLEHVQLLTSLKTREGTGSEPVATKTRLGWCVYGRNSGNEGSFEQLHVHACSEMSNCDLHDSMRKFFAVEEAVVTKQLEAEEDKRARSILEATTVRRGARMETGLLWRHDDVKFPDSFPMAMSRLKGLEKRLAKDPELRRRVNEQINSYEQKQYVRKVPPEVLRNISRQRMWYLPLGVVTNPKKPNKIRMVWDAAAKAGGVSFNDMLLKGPDLLVSLVEVLLRFREGKIAVCSDIREMFLRILIREEDKWSQCFLWGDSPDAEIQVYVINVAMFGATSSPCTAQFVKNRNASDYLELYPRAVEAIIKNHYVDDFLDSVNSVEEAVQLVKQVQLVHAAAGFEFGKISSNSQEVLDLLGETGSPTNKLLNLEKDRVYERILGVVWVPAVDHFTFEQTGLDGIMGENRAVPTKRQVLRTVMKLYDPLGFVAHFVVQGKILMQEIWRTGTNWDEPIAQQLHDLWSRWIALYAAINEVKIPRCFFGNLRPQEVDEIEIHVFTDASVVACACVAYLRISSTRGNLCSLVAAKTKVSPLRTLSIPRLELQAAMMGSRLLQNVCSALTLDIRKRFLWTDSATVLAWLRSDSRRYHQFVSFRVGEILSLTSVDEWYYVPSKYNVADDATKWNSGPLFDPGSRLFEGPQFLREPKEMWPRQSVVVNGADAASEELRVVAVHQTTEEIINVERFSKWNRLVRTLAYVYLAVRIWRRTLGERDARHVLNQDDFVKAKDTLWRQAQAQGYSEEFHRLKSERGIEKGSPLQSLAPFLDERGVIRVGGRIGNAPTIPFAVKYPIVLPREAVSRSCQHCKVKKATPVPPLMGPLPKVRLTPFIRPFTYVGVDYMGPFEVKVGRSVVKRWICLFTCLTIRAIHLELAHSLSSNACVMAFRRFVARRGAPLEVFSDNGTNFVGANRQLSEEKQKIQNIVEDCAATFTNANTQWHFNVPAAPHMGGPWERMVKSVKVAMKAISGSPRHPSDEVLETIMLEAEAIINSRPLTYVPLDMEDDEALTPNHFLLCGSTGIKQPVANPVSGNILRDSWKLAQHIVDDFWRRWVREYLPMLTRRTKWFEAVKPMKPGDLVVIVDENTRNSWERGRVLETFPDKSGQVRRATVQTARGVFARPAVKLAVLDVEGNYKKSDVYDSGTEMVHGAGDVADTPRCGEKVVNRLAEPSRAKRHCRAK; encoded by the exons AGCAGCTGGACGAAGAGCAGGAATACTTGAAGCAGAGGTATGCATTATTGATGCGTATAGAAGATGAAAAGGATTCGTCAAGCAGAAGAAGCGGAGTAAGTGTGAAGAATAGGTGTGAGCGGATGGAGAAATGGCTTAGTAAGGAAGCCAAAGTAGGCGGAGCTGAGCAGCTAAAATCGTCAACGCCCGGAGAGAAGGTTACTCTGCCGGTTCCAAACATCAGCCAAACAAATCCCAGAGTCACACAATCGATGACTGTTTCGTCGAAGGTAGGATCTTCTAGCAGCCCTACTCCATTGAATCAGGGTATGCTGTACCCGGATCCGACTATTCCTGTTCCTGGTGGCAGCGTCACAGCTCTAGCAAAATCCTACGAATCCTTGGTAGTGCCAACGGTATCTGGAATAAAATCCTATCTTCCTTTGAGTTCAACGGATCCAGTAACAGTTGCGATAACAGCGAGTGGAGAATTATTTACGTctggaaaaattacgccaacaGTTACAGCTTCGATAGTGCCAGTCGTACCACAGATTCCAAATGCTTCTTTGGCGGGAATCCTAAATCCTCCTATCAGTCTGGGAACTGCACCGGTTTACGCGTACCCTGCAATGAATACTATGGTTTCTAGTGCAACTGGGCTGGTTCCGTCAATTCAGTGTGGTTATAGTGGTGTATATGGAAATCCGCAGCAGTACTTGGATCGAAGCACTGCTAGTTCAATGCCGTATCTGTCGTTTCCCTCGGTCTCTAATGGGGCTCCACCCGGGTATCCACCATTGATCTCTGCTACTGTTAGTTCGTTTCCAGGAATTCCAAGCAATCCGAATGTTTTCCCCCCAATTTCTGCTTCGTATCCAGTAACAAGGCCGGTGATGATGCCTTCAGTGTTGCCAACGATGCCGGGAACAGACGTGAATAGGTTCAATTCTTCCATCGTTTCGGTAGGACCAACTAGTGCCCAATTGGCAGCCCGGCAAGTAATGCCGCGGGAGTTGCCGAAGTTCAGCGGGGATCCCGAGGAGTGGCCTATGTTCTATAGTTCGTTCAAGAACACGACGGAGGTTTGTGGATATACGGATGCCGAGAATCTAGCTAGGCTGCAGCGTTGCTTGGGAGGTTCAGCATTGGAGGCAGTTAAGAGTCGTCTGCTCCTACCGGCATCTGTTCCATATGTTATGGAAACGCTGCGTAAGCTCTATGGTAGGCCAGAAACATTGATTAGTTCTCTTCTAAAGAAGGTCAGGAACGTTCCGTCACCAAAGTCGGACAACTTGAACACTATTGTCACGTACGGTCTAGTAATTCAAAATCTCGTGGATCACATTATTTTGACCGACCAACAAGCGCATTTATGCAATCCGATGCTGCTCCAGGAGTTGATCGACAAGCTACCCACTTCGCTTAAACTGCAATGGGGGACCTACAAGCAATCGTTCGGGAACGTCAACCTGGAGACATTCAACAATTTCATGTCAGGGCTGGTGAATCTGGCATCCGATCTGAGCATCGGGGTCGACTCGGCACAAAACTACCACAAGCAACCTAGAGGGGATAGGACGAAGCCGAAGGAGAAGTTATTCACTCATGCCAATGAGTCACCAGTGGTGCCAAAGAAGGTGGATGAAGGCAAAGAAGGCATTTCGAAAGCGTGTTCCTATTGCGATAAAGACGGTCACCAGATCGCCAACTGTTACAGTTACCGGTCATTAGACGTCGAAGGCCGCTGGAAGGCAATGAGGCAGAAGAATCTGTGCAGACTGTGCTTGATACCGCATCGTAAATGGCCATGCCGGTCAAAAAAGGAATGCGGAGTGGACGGTTGCCGTATTCGACACCATATGCTGCTTCACAGTAATCGCAACGGTGCTGCCGACGGTACCAAATCTACCGAAACTGTTCACCAGTATCATCATCACATGAAATCCTTTTCCCTGTTCCGTTATCTGCCAGTCACGCTCTATGGAAACGGAAAACAAGTcgaaacatttgtatttttggATGATGGATCGTCTTCAACGTTGCTAGAAGAAGGAATCGCATCACTGTTGGGTATCGAAGGTGAACCAGACAACCTGTTGTTGAGCTGGACAGGAAAGATCAGTCGGCATGAGAAGACATCCAGGCGGTTAAGTGTGAACGTATCCGGGGCTGGTAAGAAGGAAATGTTCCAGTTAGGTAATGTGCGAACGGTTCGGGAGCTGGGACTCCCAAGTCAAACGTTGGATTACGTGGAGCTTTGTAGTACGTTCCCGCATCTGCGAGGACTTCCAGTGGCCAGTTATATCGATGCCAGGCCAGGCATGATTATAGGTCTAGAGCACGTTCAGCTTCTCACAAGCTTGAAGACTCGTGAAGGTACCGGCAGTGAACCAGTCGCAACAAAAACTCGATTAGGATGGTGCGTGTATGGAAGGAACTCGGGAAACGAAGGGTCCTTCGAACAACTGCACGTCCACGCTTGCAGTGAGATGAGCAATTGCGACCTTCATGACTCTATGCGAAAGTTTTTCGCAGTGGAGGAGGCTGTAGTGACGAAGCAACTAGAAGCCGAAGAGGACAAGCGGGCACGCAGTATTCTAGAAGCAACAACGGTGAGACGAGGAGCTCGTATGGAGACGGGTTTACTCTGGCGGCATGACGATGTAAAATTTCCGGATAGTTTTCCAATGGCAATGAGTAGGTTGAAGGGCTTGGAGAAACGATTGGCCAAGGATCCTGAGCTGCGTAGAAGAGTCAACGAAcaaatcaatagttacgaacaGAAGCAGTACGTCCGCAAAGTGCCACCAGAAGTACTAAGAAACATCAGTCGACAGCGAATGTGGTATCTTCCGTTAGGTGTCGTAACGAATCCCAAGAAACCGAACAAGATCAGAATGGTGTGGGATGCTGCTGCGAAGGCTGGCGGAGTGTCGTTTAATGACATGCTACTGAAGGGTCCGGATCTCCTCGTATCTTTGGTGGAAGTCTTGTTACGATTCCGGGAAGGAAAGATTGCGGTGTGCTCTGACATTCGCGAAATGTTCCTGAGGATCCTCATTCGAGAGGAAGATAAATGGTCACAGTGCTTTCTATGGGGAGACAGTCCAGACGCTGAAATCCAGGTTTACGTGATCAACGTTGCGATGTTTGGTGCAACCAGTTCACCGTGTACGGCGCAGTTTGTTAAGAACAGAAATGCCTCCGACTACCTGGAATTATATCCTCGAGCAGTAGAGGCGATCATCAAAAACCACTACGTGGATGATTTTCTAGATAGTGTCAATTCGGTGGAAGAAGCTGTGCAGCTTGTCAAACAAGTGCAGTTGGTCCATGCAGCCGCAGGCTTCGAgtttggaaaaatttcatccaaTTCGCAGGAGGTGCTTGATCTTCTAGGGGAGACTGGATCGCCAACCAACAAGTTGCTCAACCTAGAAAAGGATAGAGTCTATGAGCGTATCTTAGGAGTTGTGTGGGTTCCTGCAGTGGATCACTTCACCTTCGAACAGACAGGGTTGGATGGAATCATGGGTGAAAATAGAGCAGTTCCAACAAAGAGACAAGTTCTACGTACCGTGATGAAATTGTACGATCCATTAGGCTTCGTGGCACACTTTGTGGTGCAGGGCAAAATACTTATGCAGGAGATCTGGCGAACGGGTACCAACTGGGACGAGCCCATTGCACAACAACTACATGATCTATGGAGTAGATGGATTGCACTGTATGCGGCTATCAACGAAGTGAAAATTCCTCGTTGCTTCTTCGGAAATCTTCGACCACAGGAGGTTGACGAAATTGAAATCCACGTCTTCACGGATGCAAGCGTAGTGGCATGTGCGTGCGTAGCTTATCTTAGAATATCGTCCACCAGGGGGAACTTGTGTTCGTTGGTAGCAGCAAAAACAAAGGTGTCACCACTTCGAACGCTCTCAATACCTCGTTTGGAgcttcaagctgccatgatggGATCACGTTTGTTGCAAAATGTTTGTTCAGCACTCACCCTTGATATTCGGAAGCGCTTTCTGTGGACGGACTCGGCAACAGTTCTGGCATGGCTTCGCTCGGATAGTCGCCGATATCACCAGTTTGTTTCATTTCGGGTAGGGGAGATTCTTTCGCTCACCAGCGTGGATGAATGGTACTATGTACCATCGAAGTACAACGTGGCAGACGATGCCACTAAGTGGAATTCGGGACCATTGTTTGATCCAGGAAGCCGTTTGTTCGAAGGTCCACAATTTTTACGAGAACCGAAAGAAATGTGGCCTAGGCAGTCAGTAGTTGTGAATGGAGCGGATGCAGCAAGCGAAGAACTTCGAGTGGTAGCGGTACACCAAACAACTGAAGAAATCATCAACGTCGAACGCTTTTCAAAGTGGAATCGCTTAGTCCGAACTTTGGCTTATGTTTACCTGGCCGTGAGAATCTGGAGAAGAACCCTCGGCGAAAGAGACGCACGGCACGTTCTGAATCAGGATGATTTTGTGAAGGCAAAAGACACGCTTTGGCGCCAGGCACAGGCACAGGGATATTCGGAGGAGTTTCATAGGCTGAAAAGCGAACGCGGCATTGAAAAGGGAAGTCCGTTGCAGTCGTTGGCTCCATTTTTGGATGAACGCGGAGTCATTCGGGTAGGAGGTCGAATCGGGAACGCCCCGACCATCCCCTTCGCAGTGAAATATCCCATAGTACTACCTAGAGAGGCTG TCAGCCGAAGTTGTCAGCACTGCAAGGTGAAAAAAGCGACTCCCGTTCCTCCGCTGATGGGCCCGCTACCGAAGGTACGTCTAACACCATTCATCCGACCGTTTACTTACGTTGGTGTTGATTACATGGGTCCGTTCGAAGTCAAAGTCGGCCGCAGTGTTGTGAAAAGGTGGATTTGCTTATTCACCTGCCTCACAATACGGGCTATTCATCTGGAGTTGGCCCACAGTCTCTCATCAAACGCGTGCGTGATGGCTTTCCGGAGATTTGTTGCCAGACGTGGTGCTCCACTAGAAGTGTTCTCCGACAATGGCACGAATTTTGTGGGAGCCAATCGTCAGTTGTCAGAGGAGAAGCAGAAAATACAAAACATCGTTGAGGACTGTGCCGCCACATTCACCAACGCGAATACCCAGTGGCACTTCAACGTTCCAGCAGCTCCACACATGGGAGGACCGTGGGAGCGTATGGTCAAGTCCGTGAAAGTGGCGATGAAAGCAATATCGGGAAGTCCACGACATCCAAGTGATGAGGTGTTGGAAACGATAATGTTGGAGGCTGAAGCGATTATTAACTCGCGCCCGTTGACCTACGTTCCCCTGGATATGGAAGACGATGAGGCACTCACGCCAAATCACTTTTTGCTGTGTGGATCAACCGGCATCAAGCAACCAGTCGCCAATCCTGTGAGTGGAAACATCCTTCGTGACAGCTGGAAGCTGGCGCAGCATATTGTGGATGACTTTTGGCGTAGATGGGTACGGGAGTATCTCCCAATGTTGACACGACGCACGAAGTGGTTCGAAGCCGTGAAGCCGATGAAACCTGGCGATCTGGTCGTGATAGTCGACGAAAACACGAGGAATAGCTGGGAGCGAGGACGCGTACTGGAAACCTTTCCAGACAAATCTGGGCAGGTGAGACGGGCTACCGTTCAGACAGCTAGAGGAGTCTTCGCCAGACCTGCGGTTAAATTAGCGGTTCTAGATGTAGAAGGTAACTACAAGAAGTCGGACGTATATGATTCGGGAACGGAAATGGTTCACGGGGCGGGGGATGTCGCCGATACCCCTCGTTGCGGCGAAAAGGTGGTGAACCGATTAGCCGAACCCTCACGAGCGAAACGACATTGTCGGGCGAAGTGA